The following is a genomic window from Marinobacter sp. NP-4(2019).
CACGTTCTCCATCGGCGTACCCTTCACCTTCACCAGCATGTTGACCGGCACACTCTCCGGATGGTGGGGCAGATTCGCCAGCTGGACCAGCAGGCCGACACGGTCGTCCTCATCTTCACCCATGCCCATGATGCCGCCACAACAGACTTTCATACCGGCTTTGCGGACATTGTCGAGGGTATCGAGACGATCCTGGTAAGTACGGGTGGTAATGATATGGCTGTAGTACTTTTCGGAGGTGTCGAGGTTGTGGTTGTAGTAATCCAGCCCAGCATCAGCAAGCTCTTTTGCCTGGTCTTCCTGAAGCATCCCCAGGGTCATACAGGTTTCCAGCCCCAGGGATTTCACCTGACGCACCATATCCAGAACGTACGGCATGTCCTTCTTGGTCGGACTGCGCCACGCAGCGCCCATGCAGAAACGGGAGGCGCCCTTCTCACGGGCGGCCTGAGCTTCTGCGACCACTTTCTCAATTTCCAAAAGCTTTTCTTTTTCAAGGCCGGTGTTGTAATGACCACTCTGGGGACAATACTTACAATCCTCAGGGCAGGCACCGGTCTTGATCGACAACAGCGTGCTGACCTGGACTTCGTTGGGATCAAAGAATTCCCGGTGAACACTCTGGGCGCGGAACAGCAGGTCATTGAACGGCAGCTGGAACAGTTCGCGTGCTTCCTGAAGCGTCCAGTCGTGACGGGGAGTAGTAGCGGTCATAATAGGGCCCTGTTAACCTTTAACGGGTTACTGGTTTACGGATGAGACGAATGATAAAGGGACTGAGATTCCTGTCAACCTTGATAGAACTAAAGGTTAACAGTGAGAAAACAGCAGGAAGCTGTGTCGCCTGCCTGGACCACAAGGCAATCAATGGCTTATGTCAGGGGTGTCGCGAGGACTTACCGGTTAACCGGTGGCATTGCCGGTGCTGCGCCCTTCCGATGGCCTTTCCCTCCGACACGCTTATCTGTGGTGAATGCCTTTCCACACCGCCGCCATTCAGCCATACCGTTGCGCCCTGGCGATACCAATATCCGGTAGACGGCATGATCGGACGGTACAAATACAACGGCCAGAGAAAATATGTGCGGCCACTGGTGACCGGCTTGGCTGAGCACCTGTCCCGACACCTGGAAACCAGGCCTGAGCTGAGGCCGAACCTGATTGTGCCTGCGCCCATGCACAGCAAGCGCAGGCGCCAGAGGGGGTTTAACCAGGCAGAGGATATTGCCGAACAGTTGTCCCTGACACTGAAAATACCCTGGTCTACAACCCGCATCAGACGCCTTCGACACACCAGGCCACAGCGAGAACTAGGCCGGGAAGCGCGGCTGCATAACCTGCGCGGCATGTTTGAGGTCAACGGTGCGATACCGGCACGGATAGCGCTGGTGGATGACGTGGTCACCACCGGCGCTACTGCCCGGATGCTGACGGCAGCACTGATGGACGCTGGTGCCGAAGACGTGCAGGTTTGGGCATTGGCCAGGACGCTCGGCTAACGCCGTAATCCGACAATCAGGTCAGACTCTGGCAGCGACATAATCGGCAATCGCCAGGCAGGACGTCAAACCAGGCGATTCGATGCCGAACAGGTTTACCAGCCCCGGCACCCCATGATCCTCCGGTCCGTCGATCCGGAAATCGGAAAAACCTCCGTCAGGGCCCGTCAGTTTCGGGCGAATACCCGCATAGGCCGGCTGCAGGCGGCTTGCGTCCAATTCCGGCCACCATTGCCTGATACCCTCGACGAACGCATCAACCCGCGCCGGGTTGACGGTGTAGTCCGCAGTGGAAATCCACTCCACATCCGGCCCGAAACGGGCCTGTCCGGCAAGATCGAGCGTCAAGTGCACCCCAAGGCCGCCAGGTTCCGGCACCGGGTAGATCAGGGTGCTAAAAGGATGCCGACCGTTGTAACTGAAGTAAATGCCGCGAGCGAACCATTGCTCCGGTCGACCGGTAGCCGGCAGCCCCGCCCAGTTTTCCGCCAACGGCACTGCCCCAAGCCCCGCCGCATTGATGACGCAACGGGCCAACAACTCACAAGGCATGGATCCGCCGACGGTCAGGCGATGCCCCGTGTCATCGGAACAGGCGGCGTCCACTGGTGCACGCCTCACCAACTGCCCGCCTGCGCGTTCCAGGTCGGCCAACAGGGATACCATCAGCCCATGACTGTCGACAATACCCGTTTCCGGCGAATACAGGGCCGCGCAGGCGGATACTCCTGGCAGATATTTCTTCACCGCATCCACACCCTCCATGGCCAGCGCCACACCATTTAGCCGGGCCTGCGCCTGGATGCTTTCAAGCTTCGGAATCTGGGAGCGGCGGGCTGCCACGATCCATTTTCCTGTTTTGCGATGACCAATGTGACGTTTCCGGCAGTACTCGTAGAGTTGTTCACGCCCCCGCACACACAGGCGGGCCTTGAGGGAACCCTCTGGGTAATAGATGCCCGCGTGGATAACTTCACTGTTCCTGGAGGAAATCCCTTCTCCGAAATGATCCCCGGCCTCCAGCACCAACACCTCCCTGCCTTGCCGGGCAAGAGCCCCAGCGACGGCCAGCCCGATAACACCGGCGCCAATCACCACCGTATCCGCCTGGAGCTTCTCCAGCTTCGCCATTCCAACCTGCCTTATTGTTCCTGTCTGTCTTGTTACCTTGTGCCAGCGGACAGTTTCGCAAAACGCGGGGGCCGCGAAAAAGCCGGCAGACACATCCGTATTCACATTACGATACCATGCGGGACACGTTATACTGGGACGTCACGTTAATGCAGGAAGCAGGTGTGAGATGTCAGACAGGAAGCAGTTTTTAACGGTCATGGTGGTTGCAGCCCTGTTTGTGGGCTGGTTGGGCTGGAGAGGGTTTGAAGTGATCAGCCTCAACCACAGCCTGAAAGCAGACGCCGTAGTGGCGGACTACCCTTACCAACACCGGGTGTTGAGGGTGGAAGGCAACACCGCCATCATGAGTTCCCTGCGCTCCCACAACATCTCCACCCGTCAGGCGTTAACGACTATTTTTCCGAGCATGCAGAATCTGGGTGACAACCACCGGGACTGGCAGCGGGCAGAGCGCGAACTCGCCCAGGTCCAGGCCAGGGCCGGCGACATCATACTGAACGCCGGCGGCATCAATCGCATCCGGTGGGAACTGGATGAAAACTGGTACCACCTCAGCCACATGCAGGCCAGACAAGACTCAAGGCGCTAACCGATCCTATGACAGAAACCTCAAGCCATCCTTACGACGCCCTGACTCCCGATACCATTCTGGACGCCATGGAAAGCGCAGGTTTCGTCATCAACGGCCGTCTGTTCGCCCTCAACAGTTACGAAAACCGCGTTTACCAGATCGGCGTTGAAGACAGCGCACCGATCATTGCCAAGTTTTATCGACCGGGCCGCTGGACTGAGGCCCAGATCCGCGAGGAACACACCTTCACAGCCGAGCTGGCGGCAGCGGATATCCCGGTGGTCGCGCCGATGGCGATGCCTTCGGGCGACACCCTGGGCCGATGGCAGGAATTTCACTTTGCGGTCTTTCCCCAGCGTGGCGGCCAGGCGCCGGACACCAGCGTCACCGATACCCTCTACCGGCTCGGCCAATGGCTGGGGCAACTCCACAACGTGGGTGCCAGCAAGCCCTTCCAGCACCGCCCCGCGTTCAACATCCTCGACGGCCTCACCAGCAAGAATCAGCTGTTGATAGACGGCGACTGGATCCCGGCGGACCTCCGCCCGGCCTGGGACAGCCTGATTCCCGATCTGTATGATGCCTGTGCCCGCAGAATTGATGATGCCGGTGACGTGGCAAGTCTGAGACTCCACGGCGACTGCCACGCCGGCAACATATTATGTCGCGACGAACAGATGTTGTTTGTCGACCTGGACGACTGCCGTACCGGGCCGGCCATCCAGGATCTGTGGCTGCTGCTCAATGGCGACGACACCGAAAGGGGCCAGCAATTCGGCGAATTGCTCGAAGGCTATGAGATGTTTCGCGACTTTGACCGTCGCGAGCGCCACCTGATAGAGCCCCTGCGCTGCTATCGGCAGATTGCCCATTGCGCCTGGCTCGCGAAGCGATGGGATGACCCCGCATTTCCACGATTCTTCCCCTGGTTTACCCAGCCAAGATACTGGTCGGATCAGGTACTGGCCATGAGGGAACAACTTGCCGCCTTGCAGGCACCGCCCATCAACATTCCTGGTCAGTACTAACGACCGGACAGACACATTAACCCGGAGATTTTCTGATGAGCGAGAAAGAGGCCAGGTTCACGGTCCGCAGTCTGATCGCTACCGCCATCGGCACGGCCATCGCCACAGTGGTGGTTCTTGAAGTCAGTGGCCGTATAGATCACTCCAACAACAAGGACAACGTGCCGGTCGGCGAATTTCAGGCGATTCACGTCACCCCCGGGGACGACTTCCGTATGTCCCCGAAATCCTCCGAACTGCACGCCGTTTGCGAACAGGGTTACCTGGCAATTGCGGCAGACGTGGACCCGGACTTTCGCGGTATTGTTGTGGACTACAAGAACCGGGGTGTGAGATGTCATCGTGCCTCCACCCAGGAGCCTTCAGAGGATACCGCCGGCGATGAGTGACAAACCCCGAGCCCCGCTGCAGGAAACCGATCGCCTGTTCGCCACTGAACGGAATCCCGAGGATTTTCGCTTCGACGCCTCGGTAGCCCGGGTCTTCCCGGACATGATTCGCCGCTCGGTTCCCGGCTACACCACCATCATCCCAATGATCGAAGTGATCACCGAGCAGTACGTCCAGGCCGGCTCCAACTGCTACGACCTGGGCTGCTCGCTCGGCGCCTCCACCCTGGCGATGAGACACGGCATACCCTTTGGCGACTGTACCCTCATTGGCGTCGATAACTCGGAAGCCATGATTGAACGTTGTGAACACTATGTCGCCCTGGATGACAGCCCCCTGCCCGTGCACCTGCGTTGCGAGGACATTCTTGACACCGAGCTCAGCAATGCCTCGGTCACCACGCTCAACTTCACACTGCAGTTCGTGCCACCAGACCAGCGGGCGGCACTACTGGAACGCATTGCAACGGCCACCCGGCCGGGAGGGGTACTGATCCTGTCGGAGAAAATCCGCTTCGAGTCTCCCGAAGAGCAGGAAACCCAGACCCGCCTGCACCACGAATTCAAACGGGCCAATGGCTACTCCGACCTGGAAATCAGTCAGAAACGCTCTGCCATAGAGCAGGTACTGATCCCGGAAAGTCTCGCCGATCACCGCATACGACTGGAGCAGGCCGGCTTTGACCAGGTCATGGTCTGGTACCAGTGCTTCAACTTTGTCTCCATGCTGGCCATCAAATCCGCTGCCTGAGGAGTTTCAATGGCAACCTTTGACTGGCAGGGCTGCTATCAGGCCCTCCTCAATGAACTGAATAACGAGGGCCAGGAACGCTGGTCCGATCTGCTGACCCAACAACTCCGGCGCCGGTTCGAGGACAACCCTCACGGCGACATCGCCCGTTGGATGGCAGCACTGGCCTTGCTTCCCGAGGTTCCCCACGCCCGGGCCAGACTGGACACATCCGCCGTTACCCTGAGCGCGGAAACGCCACTCAACGAATCACAGCTTGAACAGCTGGAATCCGGCCTAAGAGGGCTCATGCCCTGGCGCAAGGGGCCCTTTGATTTCTTTGGCACCTACATCGATACCGAATGGCGTTCGGACTGGAAATGGGACCGGGTGGCGCCCTATCTGTCGGATTTAAGCGGGCGGCGTATTCTCGACGTGGGCTGCGGCTCCGGTTATCACTGCTGGCGCATGCTCGGGGAAGGCGCCGGACGGGTAATCGGTATCGACCCCGGCCTGTTGTTCCTGTTCCAGTTCCTCAGCGTAAAGAAGTACCTGGGGACGGTGCCGGTTGATCTTCTTCCCGTGCGCATGGAAGACCTGCCAGGCAAGCTGGAATCGTTCGACACCACCTTCTCCATGGGCGTTCTCTATCATCGTCGGTCGCCGCTGGACCACCTGCTGGAACTGAAGGACACCCTGCGCCGGGGGGGAGAGCTGGTGCTGGAAACACTGGTCGTGGATGGACCGGAAGGCTACAGCCTGATGCCGGAGGATCGCTACGGCCAGATGCGCAATGTCTGGTTCCTGCCCACCTGCGATACCCTCCTGCGCTGGCTCGATCGCACCGGATTCAGGGACGCGCGAGTAGTGGACGTCACCGAGACCACCACCGAGGAACAGCGTCAGACCGACTGGATGCGGTTCAATTCCCTGGCGGATTTCCTCGACCCCGATGATCCCGGCAAAACCATCGAGGGCTACCCGGGCCCCAAGCGGGCAACCATCATTGCCAACAAGCCCTGATTTCCGGGTTCCGCTTACAAGAAACCCCGCTCGAAAGCGGGGTTTCTTGGGTCCAGGCTCTATTCGCCGAACGGATGGCGGAGCGTCACCGTCTCCACCCGATCCGGCCCGGTTGAGATAATATCGATCGGGGCCTCGATCTGCTCTTCCAGAAAGCGAATATACGCTTTCGCGTTTTCCGGCAGCTGATCGAGACTGGTCAGGCCAACGGTGCTCTCTTTCCAGCCGGGCAGTTCAGCGTATACCGGCTCGATGTCCTCGTAGGTGTCACAACCGATGGGCGGACGGAAAATTTCGCCCTTCGGCGTTTTGTAGCCGACACACACCTTCACGGTGTCCATGCCATCCAGCACGTCGAGCTTGGTCAGGCAGATACCGGAAACGCTGTTGATCTGAATGGCGTGGCGCAGGGCCACGGCATCGAACCAGCCGCAACGACGGGAACGTCCGGTGGTAGTGCCGATTTCATTGCCCTTCACCGCCAGGTGCTGCCCCATGTCATCGAACAACTCAGTCGGGAAAGGACCAGAACCCACACGAGTGGTGTAAGCCTTGGTGATGCCCAGAACATAATCCAGGAACAGGGGACCAAACCCGGAACCGGTCGCGGTGCCACCGGCCGTGGTATTGGACGAGGTCACGTAGGGGTAGGTACCCAGATCAATATCCAGCAGTGAGCCCTGGGCACCCTCAAACAGGATGTTCTCGCCACGCTTGCGGTAGTCGTGCAGGATGTCGGTGACGTCTGCGGCCATGGGCAGGATTTCCTCACCCATCTGCCTGAGTTCAGCCAGCGCGGCATCAATATCTTCCGGCTCTTCCTTGAAATACTCGGTCAGCACGAAGTTATGGTAGGACATGATCTCCCGCAGCTTCTCTTCAAAAGCGATCGGGTTACAGAGATCCCCCAGACGAACACCACGGCGGGAAACTTTATCTTCGTATGCCGGACCAATACCGCGACCGGTAGTCCCGATCTTTTCATTACCCTTGGCGCGCTCACGGGCCTGGTCGATACGGACGTGGGTCCTGAGAATAATCGGGCACGCCAGACTGATACGCAGACGGTCGCGCACCGCCACACCGTTGACTTCCAGCTCACGCACTTCCTTTAATAAGGCTTCCGGTGACAGGACAACGCCGTTACCAATCAGGCACTGAACATCCTGACGAAGGATGCCGGAGGGAATAAGGTGCAAAGCGGTCTTCTTGCCCTCAATAACCAGGGTGTGACCCGCATTGTGACCGCCCTGAAAGCGAACCACGGCCGCGACCTTATCGGTCAGCAGATCAACAATCTTGCCCTTGCCTTCATCACCCCACTGGGTGCCCAGCACAACTACATTTTTACCCATGATATTCTCTCAATTCAGCTCAGTTGATCCACGACCCACTGGCCGTCACGCTTTACCAAAATTCTGTCACACCCCTTTGCCGCCGGGTCAGCGTCCGATTCATCAGGCAGTGCCCGCACCACGGTTTCCGTCAGCCTCAGACCGGCAATCACCCCTTCCAGGGCGGGATCTGTATCGGCAGGCGCCCACACGGCTCCTGGACGGCGCACGACACGCTCGCCAAGTGACACCAGGGCACGGATATCCAGGCTGAAGCCGGTTGCAGGTCTGGCACGGCCAAAGTCACTGCCAATGGCATCGTAGCGGCCACCCTTGGCAACCGCATCACCGTGCCCGGGCGCGTAGGCCGCAAACACCAGACCGGTGTGGTAGTTGTAGCCG
Proteins encoded in this region:
- the bioB gene encoding biotin synthase BioB, whose product is MTATTPRHDWTLQEARELFQLPFNDLLFRAQSVHREFFDPNEVQVSTLLSIKTGACPEDCKYCPQSGHYNTGLEKEKLLEIEKVVAEAQAAREKGASRFCMGAAWRSPTKKDMPYVLDMVRQVKSLGLETCMTLGMLQEDQAKELADAGLDYYNHNLDTSEKYYSHIITTRTYQDRLDTLDNVRKAGMKVCCGGIMGMGEDEDDRVGLLVQLANLPHHPESVPVNMLVKVKGTPMENVEDLDPFDFVRIIAVARIMMPESHVRLSAGRENMNEQMQALCFMAGANSIFYGEKLLTTANPEADADMALFRRLGIRPEQREQCATEEQEEESIAEAVEYEATRHMFYDATRESA
- a CDS encoding ComF family protein, with the protein product MAFPSDTLICGECLSTPPPFSHTVAPWRYQYPVDGMIGRYKYNGQRKYVRPLVTGLAEHLSRHLETRPELRPNLIVPAPMHSKRRRQRGFNQAEDIAEQLSLTLKIPWSTTRIRRLRHTRPQRELGREARLHNLRGMFEVNGAIPARIALVDDVVTTGATARMLTAALMDAGAEDVQVWALARTLG
- a CDS encoding NAD(P)/FAD-dependent oxidoreductase; protein product: MAKLEKLQADTVVIGAGVIGLAVAGALARQGREVLVLEAGDHFGEGISSRNSEVIHAGIYYPEGSLKARLCVRGREQLYEYCRKRHIGHRKTGKWIVAARRSQIPKLESIQAQARLNGVALAMEGVDAVKKYLPGVSACAALYSPETGIVDSHGLMVSLLADLERAGGQLVRRAPVDAACSDDTGHRLTVGGSMPCELLARCVINAAGLGAVPLAENWAGLPATGRPEQWFARGIYFSYNGRHPFSTLIYPVPEPGGLGVHLTLDLAGQARFGPDVEWISTADYTVNPARVDAFVEGIRQWWPELDASRLQPAYAGIRPKLTGPDGGFSDFRIDGPEDHGVPGLVNLFGIESPGLTSCLAIADYVAARV
- a CDS encoding serine/threonine protein kinase, with amino-acid sequence MTETSSHPYDALTPDTILDAMESAGFVINGRLFALNSYENRVYQIGVEDSAPIIAKFYRPGRWTEAQIREEHTFTAELAAADIPVVAPMAMPSGDTLGRWQEFHFAVFPQRGGQAPDTSVTDTLYRLGQWLGQLHNVGASKPFQHRPAFNILDGLTSKNQLLIDGDWIPADLRPAWDSLIPDLYDACARRIDDAGDVASLRLHGDCHAGNILCRDEQMLFVDLDDCRTGPAIQDLWLLLNGDDTERGQQFGELLEGYEMFRDFDRRERHLIEPLRCYRQIAHCAWLAKRWDDPAFPRFFPWFTQPRYWSDQVLAMREQLAALQAPPINIPGQY
- a CDS encoding kinase, with amino-acid sequence MSEKEARFTVRSLIATAIGTAIATVVVLEVSGRIDHSNNKDNVPVGEFQAIHVTPGDDFRMSPKSSELHAVCEQGYLAIAADVDPDFRGIVVDYKNRGVRCHRASTQEPSEDTAGDE
- the cmoA gene encoding carboxy-S-adenosyl-L-methionine synthase CmoA encodes the protein MSDKPRAPLQETDRLFATERNPEDFRFDASVARVFPDMIRRSVPGYTTIIPMIEVITEQYVQAGSNCYDLGCSLGASTLAMRHGIPFGDCTLIGVDNSEAMIERCEHYVALDDSPLPVHLRCEDILDTELSNASVTTLNFTLQFVPPDQRAALLERIATATRPGGVLILSEKIRFESPEEQETQTRLHHEFKRANGYSDLEISQKRSAIEQVLIPESLADHRIRLEQAGFDQVMVWYQCFNFVSMLAIKSAA
- the cmoB gene encoding tRNA 5-methoxyuridine(34)/uridine 5-oxyacetic acid(34) synthase CmoB: MATFDWQGCYQALLNELNNEGQERWSDLLTQQLRRRFEDNPHGDIARWMAALALLPEVPHARARLDTSAVTLSAETPLNESQLEQLESGLRGLMPWRKGPFDFFGTYIDTEWRSDWKWDRVAPYLSDLSGRRILDVGCGSGYHCWRMLGEGAGRVIGIDPGLLFLFQFLSVKKYLGTVPVDLLPVRMEDLPGKLESFDTTFSMGVLYHRRSPLDHLLELKDTLRRGGELVLETLVVDGPEGYSLMPEDRYGQMRNVWFLPTCDTLLRWLDRTGFRDARVVDVTETTTEEQRQTDWMRFNSLADFLDPDDPGKTIEGYPGPKRATIIANKP
- a CDS encoding adenylosuccinate synthase, which codes for MGKNVVVLGTQWGDEGKGKIVDLLTDKVAAVVRFQGGHNAGHTLVIEGKKTALHLIPSGILRQDVQCLIGNGVVLSPEALLKEVRELEVNGVAVRDRLRISLACPIILRTHVRIDQARERAKGNEKIGTTGRGIGPAYEDKVSRRGVRLGDLCNPIAFEEKLREIMSYHNFVLTEYFKEEPEDIDAALAELRQMGEEILPMAADVTDILHDYRKRGENILFEGAQGSLLDIDLGTYPYVTSSNTTAGGTATGSGFGPLFLDYVLGITKAYTTRVGSGPFPTELFDDMGQHLAVKGNEIGTTTGRSRRCGWFDAVALRHAIQINSVSGICLTKLDVLDGMDTVKVCVGYKTPKGEIFRPPIGCDTYEDIEPVYAELPGWKESTVGLTSLDQLPENAKAYIRFLEEQIEAPIDIISTGPDRVETVTLRHPFGE